The Medicago truncatula cultivar Jemalong A17 chromosome 4, MtrunA17r5.0-ANR, whole genome shotgun sequence genome includes a region encoding these proteins:
- the LOC25493137 gene encoding SNF2 domain-containing protein CLASSY 3: MAGVSSRTRSKNVPLFGSLLLGGSSKRRKSDEEDKGLDYVSRSKKRKMNEEPFVVPADAEVVSIDDDEYEDVGQEGSEHSDDKMSKDGKFVDENCEREQDNPVSISSDEYGESDEEHFVDSDADNEEEEEEEEKKEDDAVKEGVKSDESGGIGRFSDKGEKVIIDLDDSEESEEEDDSDESEENDSSDEDFAEEEEVVEKEKKEGYRKDFNVVEELVRKVKSQKRGISEGNDEEVNVENCSSSDNDDEEMVREGKDKKSGISERNNEKVNVENSPSYDNDEEMVREVKRKKSGIFKRKYEKVENENVPSSTNIDELEHADHASVSSCIIEKKGSSSSKLNGVSETLKPMSVDVGVNAKSKAKSKENVGDSDRGKDQFVKGLDVGGVSSVHRKQEKMNESDKQKTMENKRRDYKGRANICNGEKKESIDTNGLNQSVKSTHFTRKELRSLELLVKCYWERKNTINNDSIVLEDNDDGVGQQDTWPPPVSVETPRERIWSLKKVEKVEKTKEEEEEEVLWDEFDTARRESDAESMIGNLGENGGPSFRCEHDSFLDEEIGLFCKLCHEVVTEIKYISPPVIDRFPGEGSGKKASFDGVNVSHVDGSQLNVSDNDSETNFSRNEGTVWDLIPGVKQKLYPHQQEGFEFIWKNMAGHTELQKLKNADPSSEGGCIISHAPGTGKTRLTIVFLKAYLKAFPKCLPIIVAPASILLTWEDEFKKLDIGVPFHNLNNPELSGKEHPDAVETFDMSNARHNIHETRMAKLISWFKEPSILGISYNLFGKKCQDKRKHENVNEREGNCDMRKVLLNSPGLLVLDEGHTPRNQRSHIWKVFLKLQTQKRIILSGTPFQNNFWELYSTLSLVKPSFPNTIPPELKSFCQNQGLKSSKKWNWEPALLNKTRDPSDDQIKKFKLLMDPFVHVHKGAILENKLPGLRDSLVTLKAGSLQNEILKSIKRSQNTIFNFERKVALTSVHPSLFLECALSEEEKSALDKDQLEKLRLNPHEGVKTKFLFEFVRLCDAFHEKVLVFSQFHAPLQLIKDQLNSAFKWSEGKEVLVMSGEDPPKVKQSVIHSFNVENCQAKVLLASTKACSEGISLVGASRVVLLDVVWNPSVERQAISRAYRIGQKRVVYTYHLLAEGTTEEEKYGKQAEKDRLSELVFSAKNAANNGDKSKSSAVNFEDRVLDEMTKHEKLKGIFVKCVVLRKERDVV, translated from the exons atggCTGGTGTTTCTAGCAGAACTCGTAGCAAGAATGTTCCGTTGTTTGGTTCTCTTTTACTTGGTGGTTCATCAAAACGGAGAAAGAGTGATGAAGAAGATAAGGGGTTGGACTATGTTTCTCGTTCTAAAAAAAGGAAGATGAACGAAGAACCTTTTGTTGTTCCTGCAGATGCTGAGGTAGTTTCCATcgatgatgatgaatatgaagatGTTGGTCAAGAAGGTTCAGAGCATAGTGATGACAAGATGTCTAAAGATGGAAAGtttgttgatgaaaattgtGAGAGGGAACAAGATAACCCGGTTTCGATAAGTTCAGATGAGTATGGTGAAAGTGATGAAGAACACTTTGTTGATTCTGATGCTGataatgaagaagaagaggaagaagaagaaaaaaaagaagatgatgCTGTTAAAGAGGGAGTAAAAAGTGATGAAAGTGGGGGAATTGGTAGGTTTTCTGATAAAGGTGAAAAGGTTATAATTGATTTGGATGATTCTGAAGAGAGTGAGGAGGAGGATGATTCTGATGAGAGTGAAGAAAATGACTCTAGTGATGAAGATTTTGCA gaggaggaggaggtggtggagaaGGAGAAAAAAGAGGGTTACAGAAAAGACTTCAATGTGGTGGAGGAATTAGTAAGAAAGGTGAAGAGTCAAAAAAGGGGAATTTCTGAGGGTAATGATGAGGAAGTAAATGTTGAGAATTGTTCATCTTCTGATAATGATGATGAGGAGATGGTGAGAGAGGGGAAGGATAAAAAGAGTGGAATTTCTGAGAGGAATAATGAGAAAGTAAATGTTGAGAATAGTCCATCTTATGATAATGATGAAGAAATGGTGAGAGAGGTGAAGCGTAAAAAAAGTGGAATTTTTAAGAGGAAATACGAGAAGGTAGAGAATGAGAATGTTCCATCTTCCACAAATATTGATGAGTTGGAGCATGCAGATCATGCTAGTGTTTCCTCCTGTATCATTGAGAAGAAGGGTAGTTCTTCTTCTAAACTGAATGGAGTATCAGAGACACTGAAACCAATGAGTGTGGATGTTGGAGTGAATGCCAAGTCAAAAGCCAAATCCAAAGAAAATGTTGGTGATTCTGATCGAGGAAAAGATCAATTTGTTAAAGGCTTAGATGTTGGAGGAGTTTCTTCAGTTCATAGAAAGcaagaaaagatgaatgaaTCAGATAAACAGAAAACAATGGAGAACAAAAGAAGGGATTATAAAGGTAGAGCTAACATCTGTAATGGTGAGAAGAAGGAATCTATTGATACCAATGGTTTGAATCAAAGCGTCAAAAGCACACATTTTACGCGGAAGGAGTTGCGTTCACTCGAACTCCTTGTTAAATGCTATTGGGAAAGAAAGAATACCATTAACAATGATTCAATTGTGTTAGAGGATAACGACGATGGTGTTGGTCAGCAAGATACATGGCCACCACCAGTCTCTGTGGAGACACCTCGTGAACGGATATGGAGCCTTAAAAAGGTGGAAAAAGTAGAAAAGACCAaggaggaagaggaggaggaagTGTTATGGGATGAATTTGATACAGCCCGTAGAGAATCTGACGCTGAATCCATG ATTGGAAATTTAGGAGAAAACGGAGGTCCATCGTTCCGCTGTGAACATGATAGTTTTCTCGATGAAGAGATTGGTCTATTTTGCAAATTGTGTCATGAGGTTGTTACTGAGATCAAATATATCTCACCACCTGTG ATTGATAGATTTCCCGGTGAAGGTTCAGGAAAAAAAGCATCATTTGATGGAGTAAATGTTTCACATGTTGATGGATCTCAGTTAAATGTTTCTGATAATGATTCGGAGACTAATTTCTCTCGCAATGAAGGCACAGTTTGGGACCTAATTCCTGGTgtgaaacaaaaattatatcctCATCAACAAGAAGGCTTTGAATTCATTTGGAAAAACATGGCAGGACACACTGAGCTTCAAAAGTTAAAGAATGCCGATCCTTCCAGCGAAGGTGGCTGTATTATTTCTCATGCTCCTGGAACCGGAAAGACAAGGCTGACCATAGTGTTTCTCAAGGCATATTTGAAAGCCTTTCCCAAATGCTTGCCGATTATTGTTGCTCCTGCTAGTATACTACTAACTTGGGAGGATGAATTCAAGAAATTGGACATCGGAGTTCCATTTCACAATTTAAACAATCCCGAGTTATCTGGTAAAGAGCATCCTGATGCGGTTGAAACATTTGATATGTCTAATGCACGGCATAATATTCATGAAACGCGGATGGCAAAACTGATTTCGTGGTTCAAAGAACCAAGCATTCTTGGAATCAGCTATAATTTGTTTGGGAAAAAATGCCAAGATAAGAGAAAGCATGAAAATGTGAATGAGAGAGAAGGAAACTGTGATATGCGAAAGGTTCTACTTAATTCTCCTGGGTTGTTAGTTCTAGACGAAGGACACACACCAAGAAATCAAAGAAGTCATATTTGGAAGGTGTTTTTGAAGCTTCAAACACAGAAGCGTATTATCCTTTCCGGAACTCCATTCCAGAACAATTTCTGGGAGctttacagcaccttaagcttAGTGAAGCCTTCTTTTCCTAACACAATACCGCCTGAGCTAAAAAGTTTTTGCCAAAATCAGGGACTTAAATCATCTAAAAAATGGAATTGGGAACCAGCGTTGCTCAACAAAACAAGAGACCCTTCTGATGATCAGATCAAGAAGTTTAAATTGCTAATGGATCCCTTTGTTCATGTGCACAAAGGCGCAATCCTTGAAAATAAGCTTCCTGGGTTAAGGGACAGTTTGGTGACTTTGAAGGCTGGTAGTTTGCAGAATGAAATTCTGAAGAGCATTAAACGTTCTCAGAACACAATATTTAACTTTGAACGTAAGGTAGCGTTGACATCTGTCCATCCATCGCTTTTCCTTGAATGTGCTctttcagaagaagaaaaatctgCTCTCGACAAGGATCAGCTGGAAAAGCTTAGACTGAACCCACATGAAGgtgtcaaaacaaaatttttgttCGAGTTTGTTCGGCTATGTGATGCTTTTCACGAGAAAGTTCTTGTGTTCAGCCAATTCCATGCTCCTTTACAATTAATAAAAGACCAATTAAACTCAGCTTTTAAATGGTCTGAGGGAAAGGAAGTGCTGGTCATGTCTGGCGAGGATCCTCCAAAGGTCAAGCAATCCGTAATCCATAGCTTCAACGTTGAAAATTGCCAAGCAAAAGTTTTACTTGCATCTACAAAAGCTTGTTCTGAGGGAATTAGCTTAGTTGGAGCTTCAAGGGTTGTACTTCTGGATGTTGTATGGAATCCTTCGGTCGAAAGACAAGCTATCAGCCGAGCGTATAGGATTGGTCAGAAGAGAGTAGTATACACATACCATCTGCTCGCTGAAGGGACTACTGAGGAAGAAAAATATGGTAAACAGGCCGAAAAAGACCGGTTATCTGAGCTTGTTTTTTCAGCAAAAAATGCTGCCAATAATGGTGATAAGTCCAAGAGCTCTGCTGTGAACTTCGAAGATAGAGTTCTTGATGAGATGACTAAACACGAAAAGCTCAAAGGCATATTTGTTAAGTGCGTAGTACTGAGGAAGGAGCGAGATGTGGTCTGA